The Punica granatum isolate Tunisia-2019 chromosome 4, ASM765513v2, whole genome shotgun sequence genome has a window encoding:
- the LOC116204426 gene encoding aspartic proteinase CDR1-like, with the protein NVSSSSLFLLLLLLLPNMTKEFSFQSSQIYAFEGELAKQQTSCALLIATIDSMARTLFCLLNIVAKLCFFFYHAIARNTGFTIDLIRRDSPNSPFYDPKNTLTPERSRRHAHLGLNGDHFIIKAPSFNVRIPQSHIFPDNGQYVMKLGLGSPPVDIYALADTGSDLFWTQCLPCDSCYQQKNPKYDPRASATYKDIQCQSQQCHLLDTVFCSAPPAIPNLCNYTYGYASASLTQGFLATEKITLTSNTGQPVSIPNIVFGCGHNNTGGFNENEMGLIGLGKGPISFISQMGSAFGARRFSQCLVPFHTDPSISSKMSFGVGSEVKGPGVVSTPMVHLQDPTYYFATLYGISIGDKYLPFNSSGTVSKGNMFLDSGTPPTIVPTDFYNRLESEVRSQVKLTPIDDPQLRPQLCYGNDIQAQGPILTAHFDRNADLKLTQKSIFIEAKPGIFCFAMVPTNSSGSIYGNFVRTDYLIGFDTDKNVISFKQTDCTKQ; encoded by the exons CCAAATATGACCAAGGAATTTTCATTCCAAAGCTCTCAAATTTATGCTTTCGAGGGAGAGCTAGCGAAGCAGCAGACGAGTTG CGCCCTCCTAATAGCAACCATTGATTCTATGGCACGCACCCTCTTCTGCCTGCTGAATATCGTTGCCAAGTTATGCTTCTTCTTCTATCATGCAATTGCAAGGAATACGGGATTCACCATCGATCTAATCCGCCGAGACTCCCCTAATTCTCCGTTCTATGACCCGAAGAATACTCTGACTCCTGAGCGCTCAAGGCGGCATGCTCACCTAGGACTGAATGGCGATCACTTCATCATCAAGGCCCCATCATTCAACGTAAGGATTCCTCAGTCTCATATATTTCCTGACAATGGACAGTACGTGATGAAGCTTGGTCTAGGTTCCCCTCCGGTCGATATATATGCCCTAGCGGACACGGGGAGTGACCTGTTCTGGACACAGTGCCTTCCCTGCGACAGTTGTTACCAGCAGAAGAATCCCAAATATGACCCTAGAGCATCCGCGACGTACAAAGACATCCAGTGCCAGTCCCAACAATGCCATCTACTGGACACAGTCTTTTGCTCGGCCCCACCAGCCATTCCGAACTTGTGCAACTACACCTACGGTTATGCGAGCGCTTCCTTAACGCAGGGCTTTCTCGCTACAGAAAAGATCACCCTGACTTCTAACACAGGTCAGCCCGTTTCCATACCGAATATTGTGTTTGGATGCGGGCACAATAATACAGGAGGCTTCAACGAGAATGAGATGGGCTTAATCGGGCTTGGGAAGGGGCCCATCTCTTTCATCTCGCAGATGGGGTCCGCCTTCGGCGCCAGGAGGTTCTCCCAGTGTTTAGTCCCGTTCCACACCGACCCTAGCATCTCGAGCAAGATGAGCTTTGGGGTTGGGAGTGAGGTTAAGGGCCCCGGAGTGGTCTCAACTCCTATGGTACATTTGCAGGATCCGACCTACTACTTCGCGACATTATATGGCATCAGCATCGGTGACAAGTACCTTCCGTTCAACTCTTCTGGGACAGTCTCCAAAGGGAACATGTTCTTGGACTCAGGGACGCCTCCTACGATTGTCCCCACTGATTTCTACAACCGACTGGAGTCGGAAGTGAGGAGCCAAGTAAAGTTGACCCCAATCGATGACCCGCAGCTCAGGCCACAGCTCTGCTATGGGAATGATATTCAAGCTCAAGGGCCTATACTGACAGCACATTTCGACCGGAATGCAGACTTAAAATTGACACAAAAGAGCATATTCATCGAGGCGAAGCCTGGGATTTTTTGCTTCGCTATGGTGCCAACCAATAGCAGTGGCAGTATATACGGTAACTTTGTTCGGACGGATTACTTGATTGGATTCGATACAGATAAGAATGTGATCTCTTTCAAACAGACTGATTGTACCAAGCAATAG
- the LOC116204973 gene encoding uncharacterized protein LOC116204973 — translation MERKVVVVCSVVGFLGLLSAATGFGAEGTRIKGSEVQFTTPTQCEYPRSPALPLGLTAAVALMVAQVLINVSTGCICCRRNPYPSNSNWTLALVFFVVSWFTFIIAFLLLLTGAALNDQHGEESIYFGNYYCYVVKPGVFAGGAILSLASVSFGIMYYLTLTKAKTSSNDPWVSGQGGGIAMGQPQLPPQNTQDPVFVHEDTYVRRQLAR, via the exons ATGGAGAGGAAGGTCGTGGTGGTATGCAGTGTGGTGGGATTCTTGGGGCTGTTATCCGCTGCCACAGGTTTCGGTGCAGAAGGAACCAGGATTaag GGCTCTGAGGTACAATTCACTACGCCTACGCAGTGTGAATACCCAAGGAGTCCCGCTCTACCTCTTGGTTTAACTGCAGCAGTGGCTCTCATGGTAGCTCAAGTACTTATTAATGTCTCAACTGGATGCATTTGCTGCAGAAGAAACCCGTACCCTTCAAATTCTAATTGGACGCTGGCTTTAGTGTTCTTTGTAGTTTCATG GTTCACATTCATAATAGCGTTTCTACTGTTGCTGACGGGAGCTGCCCTTAATGACCAACACGGGGAAGAGAGCATCTACTTTGGGAACTACTACTGCTATGTCGTGAAACCCGGAGTATTTGCTGGAGGAGCCATCTTGTCTCTGGCTAGCGTATCCTTTGGGATTATGTATTACCTCACCTTAACTAAAGCAAAGACCAGCAGCAATGATCCATGGGTTTCGGGCCAAGGAGGAGGCATAGCTATGGGACAGCCCCAGCTCCCGCCACAGAACACTCAAGATCCAGTGTTTGTGCATGAAGATACATACGTGAGACGGCAGCTAGCCAGATGA
- the LOC116204972 gene encoding cell division cycle 20.2, cofactor of APC complex-like: protein MDAVSSSVNSSSSTKPRSRCPPLQDPFLHRKSSRENLDRFIPNRSAMDFDYAHYMLTEGCKETENPAASSPSREAYRKQLAETLNMNRTRILAFKNKPPAPVELIPREFTSPQRSRPTKPRRHIPQTSERTLDAPDLVDDYYLNLLDWGSSNVLSIALGSTVYLWDASNGSTSELVTVDDDIGPVTSVSWAPDGRHIAVGFNNSEVQLWDSTANRLLRTLKGGHRSRVGSLAWNNHILTTGGMDGRIINNDVRVRSPIVETYRGHTQEVCGLKWSASGQQLASGGNDNLLHIWDRSMSSSNSSTQWLHRLEEHTAAVKALAWCPFQGNLLASGGGGGDRCIKFWNTHTGACLNSVDTGSQVCALLWNKNERELLSSHGFTQNQLTLWKYPSMVKMAELTGHTSRVLFMAQSPDGCTVASAAGDETLRFWNVFGVPEAAKAAPKANPEPFPHLNRIR from the exons ATGGATGCAGTATCATCATCTGTTAATTCTTCATCGAGCACCAAGCCTCGCTCCCGATGCCCCCCACTTCAAGATCCGTTTCTCCACAGAAAAAGTTCCCGGGAGAAC TTGGACAGATTTATTCCGAATCGATCGGCAATGGACTTTGATTACGCGCATTACATGCTGACCGAAGGGTGCAAGGAGACGGAGAACCCTGCAGCGAGCTCCCCTTCAAGAGAGGCTTACAGGAAGCAACTAGCCGAGACCCTGAACATGAATAGGACCCGAATTCTCGCGTTCAAGAACAAGCCCCCGGCTCCTGTGGAGTTGATTCCCCGTGAATTCACTTCCCCTCAGCGCTCTAGGCCCACCAAACCCCGCCGTCACATTCCTCAG ACTTCGGAGAGGACACTGGATGCTCCAGATCTCGTGGATGACTACTATCTCAACCTATTGGATTGGGGAAGCAGCAATGTGCTCTCCATCGCCCTTGGGAGCACGGTCTACTTGTGGGATGCTTCCAATGGCTCCACCTCAGAACTTGTCACTGTGGATGACGACATTGGCCCTGTTACCAGCGTTAGCTGGGCTCCTGACGGCCGCCACATTGCTGTCGGTTTTAACAATTCTGAAGTGCAGTTGTGGGATTCTACTGCCAACAGACTG CTGAGAACTCTGAAAGGAGGCCACAGATCACGAGTTGGGTCACTGGCATGGAACAATCACATACTGACCACCGGAGGAATGGACGGTCGGATTATTAACAACGATGTGAGGGTAAGATCACCCATTGTTGAGACCTACAGAGGGCACACTCAGGAGGTATGCGGGCTTAAATGGTCTGCTTCAGGCCAACAACTGGCTAGCGGAGGGAACGATAACCTCCTCCACATATGGGACCGCTCCATGTCCTCCTCAAATTCGTCTACCCAATGGCTCCACAGGCTTGAGGAACACACAGCCGCCGTCAAAGCCCTCGCTTGGTGCCCTTTCCAGGGGAACCTGCTGGCCTCCGGCGGAGGTGGTGGAGACCGATGCATCAAGTTCTGGAATACACACACTGGGGCTTGCTTGAACTCGGTCGATACGGGGTCTCAAGTGTGTGCCCTGCTGTGGAACAAGAACGAGCGCGAGCTGCTCAGCTCTCACGGATTTACGCAGAACCAGCTAACCCTTTGGAAGTACCCGTCTATGGTGAAGATGGCGGAACTAACTGGTCATACCTCTAGAGTTCTTTTCATGGCACAG AGCCCGGATGGTTGCACGGTAGCATCAGCAGCAGGAGATGAAACTCTTAGATTTTGGAATGTGTTTGGGGTTCCTGAAGCCGCTAAAGCCGCTCCGAAAGCTAACCCGGAACCTTTTCCTCATCTTAATCGCATCCGCTGA